The following nucleotide sequence is from Ferruginibacter lapsinanis.
AATGTTAAATGCTATTGCAGACTCGTTCAGGTAGGTAGCCCTGCGAACCAATCCGCCAAAACTTTTTTCAATTCCATCTCTGTATTGATAGTTGTATAACCAGTTTTGCGACTGCATATATGGAAGCATTTGCTGAAATCTATTGGGTAGTACTACTTTTTCATTTTGGAGGGTTAAATAAGTTTTTTGAGCGAATTCATTCAAGGCTTTTTCATTCTCAAATTCGTTTGTGTCATTAGCCAAAAAATGATCATATACTACATCTACAAAGGCACCTGCATACAAACGGTAATCTTTTTTAAAAAATTGTTTTGCCTGATGGGTGGCGGGGTGATTGTCGGTAAACTCATCTATGGCTCGGTGTAACATGATCCCATTCTGTATCTCTATCGGATAATCGAATTTTTGTTTGCCTTTTACAAAATCACTGATCATATTGCCGATAAGCAACTGCGGTTGATTGAAAGATAAATATGCATGCGCCAGATAATTCATATATACCACCAGTTGGGTATTGTAAAG
It contains:
- a CDS encoding acyl carrier protein phosphodiesterase, coding for MSKNDLLYNTQLVVYMNYLAHAYLSFNQPQLLIGNMISDFVKGKQKFDYPIEIQNGIMLHRAIDEFTDNHPATHQAKQFFKKDYRLYAGAFVDVVYDHFLANDTNEFENEKALNEFAQKTYLTLQNEKVVLPNRFQQMLPYMQSQNWLYNYQYRDGIEKSFGGLVRRATYLNESAIAFNIFNNHYLEIQHCYNNFFADVKKFAAHHLQQF